In the Pseudoliparis swirei isolate HS2019 ecotype Mariana Trench chromosome 19, NWPU_hadal_v1, whole genome shotgun sequence genome, one interval contains:
- the LOC130209745 gene encoding UV-stimulated scaffold protein A-like: MVMELPQRDRLSELVEQLTTSGEPQLNQDRMKEIKKICKVSNDCIDHVYHSVIAQLNQEHAEVRLSAFQIASELFSRSHHFRMLLVDNFQELISQAGLDLDLDLVMDASHEERVHQYSKVSLQVDLLEKGWCNLVPQLLESTEHDYREKALRALLAMAPMCLDQYRSDSSLLGSLLYLRDQYQEMVQSEMIVGEENSYFEEIVELINALQVQIK, encoded by the exons ATGGTGATGGAATTGCCTCAGAGGGACAGGTTGTCAGAGCTGGTGGAGCAGCTTACCACATCAGGAGAACCCCAGCTCAACCAGGACAGGATGAAGGAAATCAAGAAGATCTGCAA AGTGTCTAATGACTGCATAGACCACGTGTACCACTCGGTGATCGCTCAGCTCAACCAAGAACATGCTGAGGTCCGACTGTCTGCCTTCCAGATAGCCAGTGAGCTCTTTTCCAGATCACACCACTTTAGAATGCTGCTGGTGGACAACTTCCAG GAACTGATCTCTCAGGCTggtctggacctggacctggacctggtgaTGGATGCCTCCCATGAGGAGCGGGTGCATCAGTACTCTAAGGTGTCCCTGCAGGTGGATCTGCTGGAGAAGGGCTGGTGCAATCTGGTCCCACAGCTGCTGGAGTCCACTGAGCATGACTACAGAGAGAAG GCTCTGCGAGCTTTGTTGGCGATGGCTCCGATGTGTTTGGATCAGTACCGCTCAGACAGCTCTCTGCTGGGCTCTCTGCTCTATCTCAGAGACCAGTACCAGGAAATGGTCCAGTCAGAAATGATTGTAGGAGAGGAGAACAGCTACTTTGAAGAGATTGTAGAACTTATAAATGCTCTACAAGTCCAAATTAAATAA